One part of the Herbiconiux aconitum genome encodes these proteins:
- a CDS encoding DUF3039 domain-containing protein has protein sequence MVNPVFDSISEPGDIPSGGGTATLDRELQELIEAEQLDPGDHERFSHYVKKEKILESALTGKPVKALCGKKWTPGRDPEKFPICPTCKEIYEKLIDE, from the coding sequence ATGGTCAATCCCGTTTTCGACAGCATCTCCGAGCCCGGGGACATCCCATCCGGGGGTGGCACGGCAACGCTCGATCGTGAGCTCCAGGAGCTGATCGAGGCAGAACAACTCGATCCTGGAGACCACGAGCGCTTCTCGCACTACGTGAAGAAGGAGAAGATCCTCGAGTCCGCGCTCACCGGCAAGCCGGTGAAGGCGTTGTGCGGTAAGAAATGGACCCCGGGTCGCGATCCGGAGAAGTTCCCGATCTGCCCCACCTGCAAAGAGATCTACGAGAAGCTCATCGACGAGTAG
- a CDS encoding nicotinate phosphoribosyltransferase, protein MTSSTALLTDRYELTMVDAAIRAGTHDRRSVFEAFGRSLPAGRRYGVVAGTGRLLELIGDFRFQDAELEFLREQRVVSTPTLEWLANYRFSGTITGYREGEIYFPNSPILVVEASFAEGVLLETLILSVLNYDSSVAGAASRMVSAARGRPLAEMGSRRTGERSAVAAARAAYIAGFAATSNLEAGRTWGVPTMGTAAHAFTMLHDTEEEAFRAQVAALGAGTTLLVDTYDVAEGVRTAVRVAGPELGAVRLDSGDLLTLVSTVRAQLDELGNRDTKITVTNDLDEYTIAALAATPVDSFGVGTSVVTGSGSPAAGMVYKLVARQDSQGEWISVAKKSPEKATHGGRKHPVRLLDASGTASSETIYVGATAPAIVRGRTLHSALMTDGVADPAYTGGQGVEAARERRATALRELPAEAFRLAAGDPALPTVYVDAPTTRR, encoded by the coding sequence GTGACCTCGTCGACCGCCCTGCTCACCGACCGCTACGAACTCACGATGGTCGACGCGGCCATCCGCGCCGGAACCCACGACCGGCGCAGCGTCTTCGAGGCCTTCGGCCGCTCGCTCCCGGCCGGCCGCCGCTACGGCGTGGTCGCCGGCACGGGACGCCTGCTCGAACTCATCGGTGATTTCCGGTTCCAGGATGCCGAACTCGAGTTCCTGAGGGAGCAGCGGGTCGTCAGCACCCCCACTCTCGAGTGGCTCGCGAACTACCGGTTCTCCGGAACGATCACCGGCTACCGCGAGGGTGAGATCTACTTCCCCAACTCGCCGATCCTCGTCGTCGAGGCCAGCTTCGCCGAGGGCGTGCTGCTCGAGACCCTCATCCTCAGCGTGCTGAACTACGACTCCTCGGTGGCCGGTGCCGCGTCGCGCATGGTGTCCGCCGCCCGCGGCCGTCCGCTCGCCGAGATGGGGTCGCGGCGCACGGGCGAGCGCTCGGCCGTCGCCGCCGCCCGCGCCGCCTACATCGCGGGCTTCGCGGCGACCTCGAATCTCGAGGCCGGACGCACCTGGGGCGTGCCGACGATGGGAACCGCGGCACACGCCTTCACGATGCTGCACGACACCGAAGAGGAGGCCTTCCGCGCGCAGGTCGCCGCTCTCGGCGCGGGAACGACGCTTCTCGTCGACACCTACGACGTGGCCGAAGGGGTGCGCACGGCCGTGCGCGTGGCCGGGCCCGAACTCGGGGCCGTGCGGCTCGACTCGGGCGACCTTCTCACCCTGGTCTCCACCGTGCGCGCTCAACTCGACGAACTCGGCAACCGCGACACCAAGATCACCGTCACCAACGACCTCGACGAGTACACGATCGCCGCCCTCGCCGCGACGCCGGTCGACTCCTTCGGTGTCGGCACCTCCGTGGTCACCGGCTCCGGCTCCCCCGCTGCCGGCATGGTCTACAAGCTCGTGGCCCGACAGGATTCGCAGGGCGAGTGGATCTCGGTGGCCAAGAAGTCGCCGGAGAAGGCGACCCACGGGGGCCGCAAGCATCCGGTTCGGCTGCTCGACGCATCCGGAACCGCCTCCTCGGAGACCATCTACGTCGGAGCCACGGCGCCCGCGATCGTGCGAGGACGCACGCTGCACTCAGCGCTCATGACCGACGGCGTCGCCGACCCGGCCTACACGGGCGGGCAGGGCGTCGAAGCGGCACGGGAGCGCCGGGCCACGGCGCTCCGCGAACTGCCGGCCGAGGCGTTCCGCCTCGCGGCCGGCGACCCGGCGTTGCCGACCGTGTACGTCGACGCGCCGACTACTCGTCGATGA
- the murI gene encoding glutamate racemase, giving the protein MSDAPIGIFDSGVGGLTVARSVRDQLPHESILYVGDTAHSPYGPRPLAEVRRFALEVLDDLVAQDVKMLVIACNTASAAMLRDARERYSVPVIEVIQPAVRTAVSVTRNNKVGVIGTTATITSRAYDDAFAAAPHLELFSQACPEFVEHVEAGDTTSRELVALAEKYLTPLVEQGIDTLVLGCTHYPFLKGAISYVVGEDVRLVSSDTETANDVYRTLVRAGIERTSPGRAVYRYEATGGSAEEFIRLSELFLGPEVSSVELVATGTIPITDSTRSHS; this is encoded by the coding sequence GTGAGTGATGCCCCCATTGGAATCTTCGACTCCGGCGTGGGAGGTCTGACGGTCGCCCGGTCGGTGCGCGACCAGCTGCCGCACGAATCCATTCTCTACGTCGGCGACACCGCCCACTCGCCCTACGGGCCGCGCCCGCTGGCCGAGGTGCGCCGCTTCGCGCTCGAGGTGCTCGACGACCTGGTGGCGCAAGACGTGAAGATGCTCGTCATCGCCTGTAACACGGCGTCGGCGGCGATGTTGCGGGATGCCCGTGAGCGCTACAGCGTGCCCGTGATCGAGGTCATCCAGCCGGCCGTGCGCACCGCGGTGTCGGTGACGCGCAACAACAAGGTCGGCGTGATCGGCACCACCGCCACCATCACCTCGCGCGCTTATGACGACGCCTTCGCGGCCGCACCGCACCTCGAGCTTTTCAGCCAGGCCTGCCCCGAATTTGTGGAGCACGTCGAAGCCGGCGACACCACGAGCCGCGAGCTCGTGGCCCTCGCCGAGAAGTACTTGACACCGCTGGTGGAGCAGGGGATCGACACCCTCGTTCTCGGCTGCACGCACTACCCCTTCCTGAAGGGTGCGATCTCCTACGTGGTGGGCGAGGACGTGCGGTTGGTGTCGAGCGACACCGAGACCGCGAACGACGTCTACCGCACCCTGGTGCGGGCCGGCATCGAGCGCACCTCGCCCGGCCGGGCGGTCTACCGTTACGAGGCGACCGGGGGCAGCGCCGAGGAGTTCATCCGCTTGTCCGAGCTGTTCCTCGGGCCCGAAGTCTCGTCGGTCGAGCTGGTGGCGACCGGCACCATTCCCATCACCGATTCCACAAGGAGCCATTCGTGA